From the genome of Streptomyces sp. NBC_00659, one region includes:
- a CDS encoding ABC transporter ATP-binding protein — translation MATERGWARRLAGYAWRYPKDVVLALGSSLGGMALMAVVPLITKVIIDDVIGDHSRGMAPWAGALLGAAVLVYALTFVRRYYGGRLALDVQHDLRTDMYETITRLDGRRQDELSTGQVVGRATSDLQLIQGLLFMLPMTIGNVLLFLISLGIMAALSLPLTLVALAVAPALWFVARRSRSRLHPATWYAQAQAAAVAGVVDGAVSGVRVVKGFGQEDQETGKLREVGRRLFAGRLRTIRLNARYTPALQAVPALGQVAMLALGGWLAVRGQITLGTFVAFSTYLAQLVGPVRMLAVVLTVGQQARAGAERVLELIDTEPSIKDGTKTLPADAPATVEFDDVSFGYTKDRPVLDGLSFEIRPGETLAVVGSSGSGKSTVSLLMPRFYDVTHGAVLIGGHDVRELTTESLRAAIGLVPEDSFLFSDTVRANIAYGRPDATQDEIETASRAAQAHRFIAELPGGYDTTVGEHGLTLSGGQRQRVALARAILTDPRLLVLDDATSAVDAQVEHEIHEALGEVMQGRTTLLIAHRRSTLNLADRIAVLDGGRLADIGTHEELQDRCALYRRLLTDPDELGGVSPGHAVPAAPREDTSVREELDAEFDAERGVTPHLWAGDREPRDNALEGMPATPGLLAQVEALPPAADVPDVDEARAVRAEDSYGLRRLLRGFGAPLLISLALVAVDAVMTLLLPILIRHGIDQGVTRLALGAVWAAAALGLVTVLVQWAAQIGETRMTGRTGERVLYSLRLKIFAQLQRLGLDYYERELTGRIMTRMTTDVDALSTFLQTGLVTAFVSVVTFFGIMAALLVIDVQLAMVVFVTLPPLVVGTFFFRRASVKAYELARERVSVVNADLQESVSGLRILQAFRREGASGRRFAEGSDSYRRARIRGQWLISVYFPFVQLLASGAAAAVLIVGAHRIDSGTLTTGALVAYLLYIDLFFAPVQQLSQVFDGYQQATVSLGRIQELLREPTSTKSADAPQDVTSLRGEIAFEDVGFAYGRAGEAEEALSAVSLRVPAGQTVAFVGETGAGKSTLVKLVARFYDPTAGRVTVDGMDLRDLDITSYRHRLGVVPQEAYLFQGTVRDAIAYGRPGAGDAEVEAAARAVGAHDMIATLEGGYLHEVAERGRNLSAGQRQLIALARAELVDPDVLLLDEATAALDLATEALVNQATDRLAGRRTTLVVAHRLTTAARADRVVVMDHGRVAEDGTHEELLRLDGRYAALWRTFVGSPEPEEPVSSSA, via the coding sequence GTGGCGACGGAACGGGGATGGGCGCGACGGCTCGCGGGGTACGCCTGGCGGTACCCGAAGGACGTGGTGCTCGCGCTCGGCTCCTCGCTGGGCGGCATGGCCCTGATGGCAGTGGTCCCGCTGATCACCAAGGTGATCATCGACGACGTCATCGGTGACCACAGCCGGGGCATGGCCCCCTGGGCGGGCGCACTGCTCGGCGCCGCCGTCCTCGTCTACGCCCTCACCTTCGTCCGCCGCTACTACGGCGGCCGGCTCGCCCTCGACGTCCAGCACGATCTGCGGACCGACATGTACGAGACGATCACCCGGCTGGACGGGCGGCGCCAGGACGAGCTGTCCACCGGGCAGGTCGTGGGCCGCGCGACCAGCGACCTCCAGCTCATCCAGGGTCTGCTGTTCATGCTCCCGATGACCATCGGGAACGTCCTGCTCTTCCTGATCTCCCTCGGGATCATGGCCGCGCTGTCCCTGCCGCTCACCCTGGTCGCGCTGGCCGTCGCCCCGGCCCTGTGGTTCGTCGCCAGGCGCAGCCGCTCCCGGCTGCACCCCGCCACCTGGTACGCGCAGGCGCAGGCCGCCGCCGTGGCGGGTGTCGTCGACGGCGCCGTCAGCGGCGTCCGCGTGGTGAAGGGCTTCGGGCAGGAGGACCAGGAGACCGGCAAACTGCGCGAGGTCGGGCGGCGGCTCTTCGCGGGGCGGCTGCGGACCATCCGGCTGAACGCCAGGTACACCCCGGCCCTCCAGGCCGTGCCCGCCCTCGGCCAGGTCGCGATGCTCGCGCTCGGCGGCTGGCTGGCGGTGCGCGGCCAGATCACGCTGGGCACCTTCGTGGCCTTCTCCACCTACCTCGCGCAGCTCGTCGGACCGGTACGGATGCTGGCCGTCGTGCTGACCGTAGGACAGCAGGCCCGCGCGGGTGCCGAGCGCGTGCTGGAGCTCATCGACACCGAGCCGTCGATCAAGGACGGCACCAAGACCCTGCCGGCCGACGCGCCCGCCACCGTCGAGTTCGACGACGTGTCCTTCGGGTACACCAAGGACCGGCCCGTCCTGGACGGGCTGAGCTTCGAGATCCGGCCCGGCGAGACCCTCGCCGTCGTCGGTTCCTCCGGCTCGGGCAAGTCGACGGTCTCGCTGCTGATGCCCCGCTTCTACGACGTGACGCACGGCGCCGTCCTGATCGGCGGGCACGACGTCCGCGAGCTGACGACCGAGTCGCTGCGCGCCGCGATCGGGCTCGTCCCCGAGGACTCCTTCCTCTTCTCCGACACCGTCCGCGCCAACATCGCCTACGGCCGCCCGGACGCCACCCAGGACGAGATCGAGACCGCTTCCCGCGCCGCCCAGGCGCACCGGTTCATCGCCGAGCTGCCCGGCGGGTACGACACGACGGTCGGCGAGCACGGCCTGACCCTCTCCGGAGGCCAGCGCCAGCGCGTCGCGCTCGCCCGCGCCATCCTCACCGACCCGCGGCTGCTCGTTCTCGACGACGCCACCTCCGCCGTGGACGCCCAGGTCGAGCACGAGATCCACGAGGCGCTCGGGGAGGTCATGCAGGGCCGTACGACCCTGCTGATCGCGCACCGCCGCTCCACCCTCAACCTCGCCGACCGCATCGCCGTCCTCGACGGAGGCCGGCTCGCCGACATCGGCACCCACGAGGAACTCCAGGACCGCTGCGCCCTCTACCGGCGGCTGCTCACCGACCCCGACGAGCTGGGCGGCGTCTCCCCGGGACACGCCGTGCCGGCCGCGCCGCGGGAGGACACCTCCGTACGCGAGGAGCTGGACGCCGAGTTCGACGCCGAGCGCGGGGTGACCCCGCACCTGTGGGCCGGCGACCGCGAGCCCCGGGACAACGCGCTCGAAGGGATGCCCGCCACCCCCGGACTCCTCGCCCAGGTCGAGGCGCTGCCCCCGGCCGCCGACGTCCCGGACGTCGACGAGGCCCGCGCGGTCCGGGCCGAGGACTCCTACGGACTGCGCCGGCTGCTGCGCGGCTTCGGGGCCCCGCTGCTCATCAGCCTCGCCCTGGTCGCCGTCGACGCGGTGATGACGCTGCTGCTGCCGATCCTGATCCGGCACGGCATCGACCAGGGCGTCACCCGGCTCGCGCTCGGCGCGGTGTGGGCGGCGGCCGCGCTCGGACTGGTCACCGTGCTCGTGCAGTGGGCCGCGCAGATCGGCGAGACCCGGATGACCGGCCGCACCGGCGAGCGGGTCCTGTACTCGCTGCGCCTGAAGATCTTCGCGCAGCTCCAGCGCCTGGGACTCGACTACTACGAGCGGGAGCTCACGGGCCGGATCATGACCCGGATGACGACCGACGTCGACGCCCTGTCGACGTTCCTGCAGACCGGGCTCGTCACCGCGTTCGTCTCCGTCGTCACCTTCTTCGGCATCATGGCCGCCCTGCTGGTGATCGACGTACAGCTCGCGATGGTCGTCTTCGTGACGCTGCCGCCGCTGGTCGTCGGCACGTTCTTCTTCCGCCGGGCGAGCGTCAAGGCGTACGAGCTGGCCCGCGAGCGGGTGTCGGTGGTCAACGCCGATCTCCAGGAGTCGGTGTCCGGGCTGCGGATCCTCCAGGCGTTCCGGCGCGAGGGCGCGAGCGGGCGGCGGTTCGCGGAGGGCAGCGACAGTTACCGCAGGGCCCGGATCCGCGGACAGTGGCTGATCTCCGTCTACTTCCCGTTCGTCCAGCTGCTGGCCTCGGGGGCCGCGGCGGCCGTGCTGATCGTGGGCGCCCACCGGATCGACTCCGGCACCCTCACCACCGGCGCGCTGGTCGCCTATCTCCTCTACATCGACCTGTTCTTCGCGCCCGTGCAGCAGCTCTCCCAGGTGTTCGACGGCTACCAGCAGGCCACCGTCTCGCTCGGCCGCATCCAGGAACTGCTCCGGGAGCCGACCTCGACGAAGTCCGCCGACGCGCCGCAGGACGTCACGTCGCTGCGCGGCGAGATCGCGTTCGAGGACGTCGGCTTCGCGTACGGCCGCGCGGGCGAGGCCGAGGAGGCGCTCAGCGCGGTGTCCCTGCGCGTCCCCGCCGGGCAGACCGTCGCCTTCGTCGGCGAGACCGGCGCGGGCAAGTCGACGCTCGTGAAGCTGGTCGCCCGGTTCTACGACCCGACGGCCGGGCGGGTGACGGTCGACGGCATGGACCTGCGCGACCTGGACATCACCTCCTACCGGCACCGCCTCGGTGTCGTCCCCCAGGAGGCCTACCTCTTCCAGGGGACCGTCCGCGACGCCATCGCCTACGGCCGTCCGGGCGCCGGCGACGCCGAGGTGGAGGCCGCCGCCCGCGCGGTCGGAGCACACGACATGATCGCCACCCTGGAGGGCGGCTATCTCCACGAGGTCGCCGAGCGCGGCCGCAACCTCTCCGCAGGCCAGCGCCAGCTCATCGCGCTGGCCCGCGCCGAGCTGGTCGACCCGGACGTGCTGCTGCTCGACGAGGCGACGGCGGCACTGGACCTGGCGACCGAGGCCCTCGTCAACCAGGCCACCGACCGGCTCGCGGGCCGCCGTACGACGCTGGTGGTCGCCCACCGGCTGACGACGGCCGCCCGCGCCGACCGCGTCGTCGTGATGGACCACGGCCGGGTCGCCGAGGACGGCACCCACGAGGAACTGCTCCGCCTGGACGGCCGCTACGCGGCGCTGTGGCGGACCTTCGTGGGTTCCCCGGAGCCCGAGGAACCCGTCAGCTCCTCGGCTTGA
- a CDS encoding EamA family transporter has protein sequence MRPAHISLAVLVAAVWGVNFTVIEVGLDHFPPLLFSALRFLVAAVPAVFFVGRPKVAWKWIVAVGLALGVAKFGLLFIGMDAGMPAGLSSLVLQIQAVFTAVVAFAFLGERPTRVRLYGMAVALAGVGLAAVDEGTTGPLGAFALVIAAAACWGVSNVLTRKASPPDALNFMVWVSTVPVLPLLGLSLLTEGPARDLDALRALDRQGAGVVVYVAWITTVFGFGAWGWLLHRHPASTVAPFSLLVPVFGMSSAALFLHESVGPLRWAAAALLVGGVALTSRAPRKVQSADVPAPERAGAPA, from the coding sequence ATGCGACCCGCACACATCAGCCTCGCCGTCCTCGTCGCCGCCGTCTGGGGCGTGAACTTCACCGTCATCGAGGTCGGACTCGACCACTTCCCGCCCCTGCTGTTCTCGGCTCTGCGCTTCCTGGTGGCGGCCGTGCCGGCCGTGTTCTTCGTGGGCCGCCCCAAGGTGGCGTGGAAGTGGATCGTGGCGGTCGGACTCGCCCTCGGCGTCGCGAAGTTCGGGCTGCTGTTCATCGGCATGGACGCGGGGATGCCCGCCGGACTGTCCTCCCTCGTGCTCCAGATCCAGGCCGTCTTCACCGCGGTCGTCGCCTTCGCCTTCCTCGGCGAACGCCCCACCCGCGTCAGGCTGTACGGCATGGCGGTGGCGCTCGCCGGTGTGGGCCTCGCCGCCGTCGACGAGGGCACGACCGGCCCCCTCGGCGCCTTCGCCCTGGTCATCGCGGCGGCGGCCTGCTGGGGCGTGTCCAACGTCCTCACCCGCAAGGCGTCCCCGCCCGACGCGCTGAACTTCATGGTGTGGGTGAGCACCGTCCCCGTCCTGCCGCTGCTCGGCCTGTCCCTGCTCACCGAGGGCCCCGCCCGCGACCTCGACGCGCTGCGCGCCCTGGACCGGCAGGGCGCCGGAGTCGTCGTCTACGTCGCCTGGATCACCACCGTCTTCGGCTTCGGCGCCTGGGGCTGGCTGCTGCACCGGCACCCCGCGTCCACCGTCGCGCCCTTCTCGCTGCTCGTCCCGGTCTTCGGGATGTCGTCGGCCGCGCTGTTCCTGCACGAGTCCGTCGGCCCGCTGCGGTGGGCGGCGGCGGCCCTGCTGGTGGGCGGGGTGGCGCTCACCTCACGGGCGCCACGAAAGGTCCAGTCGGCGGACGTTCCGGCGCCGGAACGGGCAGGGGCGCCAGCATGA
- a CDS encoding S28 family serine protease: MRKALRGLLVLTVLIGTLSTAGTATAVQPEAHGTTGATSTADEGQDILDRLLAIPGVSLVQEKPYTGYRFFVLNFTQPVDHRHPSKGTFQQRITVLHKDTSRPTVFYTGGYNVSTTPSRREPTQIVDGNQVSMEYRYFTPSRPDPADWSKLDIWQAASDQHRIFEALKPVYGKKWISTGGSKGGMTATYYERFYPRDMDGVVAYVAPNDVVNDEDSAYDRFFASVGTKECRDRLNAVQREALVRREPLEKKYADYAAENGYTFTTVGSLDKAYEAVVLDYVWGFWQYSLLKDCDTIPADAAHASDDDIWNSVDAISGFSFYTDQGLEPYTPYYYQAGTQLGAPTIHFPHIEKKYLRYGYQAPRTFVPRSIPMRFQPSAMRDVDGWVRRNAHHMLFVYGQNDPWGAERFRLGSKARDSYVFTAPGLNHGANVAGLAADEKTLATARVLDWAGVASATVQADPSAARPLARFDAKLDHRDTERDMTLRP, from the coding sequence ATGCGCAAGGCGCTCAGAGGGCTGCTCGTGCTCACGGTGCTCATCGGCACGCTGAGCACGGCCGGGACGGCCACCGCCGTCCAGCCGGAGGCCCACGGCACCACAGGAGCAACCAGCACGGCCGACGAGGGCCAGGACATCCTGGACCGGCTCCTCGCGATCCCGGGCGTGAGCCTCGTCCAGGAGAAGCCGTACACCGGATACCGGTTCTTCGTCCTGAACTTCACCCAGCCGGTCGACCACCGGCACCCGTCCAAGGGCACGTTCCAGCAGCGCATCACCGTGCTGCACAAGGACACTTCGCGCCCGACGGTCTTCTACACCGGCGGCTACAACGTCTCGACCACACCGAGCCGGCGCGAGCCGACCCAGATCGTGGACGGCAACCAGGTCTCCATGGAGTACCGCTACTTCACGCCGTCCCGGCCCGACCCGGCCGACTGGTCCAAGCTCGACATCTGGCAGGCGGCGAGCGACCAGCACCGTATCTTCGAGGCGCTCAAGCCGGTCTACGGCAAGAAGTGGATCTCCACCGGCGGCTCGAAGGGCGGCATGACCGCCACGTACTACGAGCGCTTCTACCCGCGTGACATGGACGGCGTCGTCGCCTACGTCGCGCCCAACGACGTCGTGAACGACGAGGACTCGGCGTACGACCGCTTCTTCGCGTCGGTCGGCACCAAGGAGTGCCGCGACAGGCTGAACGCCGTGCAGCGCGAGGCCCTCGTACGCCGCGAGCCGCTGGAGAAGAAGTACGCGGACTACGCCGCCGAGAACGGCTACACCTTCACCACGGTCGGCAGCCTCGACAAGGCGTACGAGGCGGTCGTGCTCGACTACGTGTGGGGCTTCTGGCAGTACAGCCTGCTGAAGGACTGCGACACGATCCCCGCGGACGCCGCGCACGCGAGCGACGACGACATCTGGAACTCCGTCGACGCGATCTCCGGCTTCTCGTTCTACACCGACCAGGGCCTGGAGCCGTACACCCCGTACTACTACCAGGCGGGCACCCAACTGGGCGCACCCACCATCCACTTCCCGCACATCGAGAAGAAGTACCTCCGCTACGGCTACCAGGCCCCGCGCACCTTCGTGCCGCGCTCCATCCCGATGAGGTTCCAGCCCTCCGCGATGCGTGACGTGGACGGCTGGGTCCGCCGGAACGCGCACCACATGCTGTTCGTCTACGGCCAGAACGACCCCTGGGGAGCCGAGCGGTTCCGTCTCGGTTCCAAGGCCCGCGACTCCTACGTCTTCACGGCTCCGGGTCTGAACCACGGCGCCAACGTCGCCGGACTCGCCGCCGACGAGAAGACGCTCGCCACCGCCCGCGTCCTCGACTGGGCGGGCGTCGCCTCCGCGACGGTCCAGGCGGACCCCTCGGCGGCCCGGCCGCTCGCGAGGTTCGACGCGAAGCTGGACCACCGGGACACCGAACGGGACATGACCCTGCGTCCCTGA
- a CDS encoding glycoside hydrolase family 3 protein, which produces MRDSSTGSTARPSGPAGPEGPSKPSRRTVLAATAGITAALAAGPRAHAADARPHDDKALRALISRMTLEEKVGQLFVMRVYGHSATAPDQADIDANLKEIGVRTAAELIAKYRVGGIIYFAWAHNTRDPHQIAALSNGIQQASLELPRGLPLLISTDQEHGIVARVGKPATLFPGAMALGAGGSRADARTVGRVSGAELRAIGISQDYSPVADVNVNPANPVIGVRSFGADPDAVAGLVAAEVKGYQCSGVAATAKHFPGHGDTAVDSHFGFPVITHSRELWSELDAVPFRAAIRAGIDSIMTAHIMVPALDPAGDPATLSHPILTGILRGELGYDGVVVTDSLGMEGVRTKYGDDRVPVLALKAGVDQLLNPPDLGVAWNAVLNAVRGGELTEARLDESILRILRLKAKHGLLSDPYVRDTAVDRVVGIPAHLRAADRIAERTTTLLVNKERLLPLSRRRTPRVLVVGADPASPSLSDGPPTTVVAAELTGLGFTATALSTGTAPSAATIARAVTAAADADAVVVLTYNLTATGSQKTLVESLVATGVPVTALAIRNPYDIARIPGIGAALASYSWTDVEVRAAARVIAGRVDPRGRLPVAVQRADDPAQVLYPIGYGLRY; this is translated from the coding sequence GTGCGCGACTCCAGCACGGGAAGCACCGCAAGACCCTCCGGGCCGGCCGGGCCGGAGGGACCGTCAAAGCCCTCCCGGCGTACGGTTCTCGCCGCCACGGCGGGTATCACCGCCGCGCTGGCGGCCGGCCCGCGCGCCCACGCGGCCGACGCCCGCCCGCACGACGACAAGGCCCTGCGCGCCCTGATCTCCCGTATGACACTGGAGGAGAAGGTCGGCCAGCTCTTCGTCATGCGGGTGTACGGCCATTCGGCCACCGCGCCCGACCAGGCCGACATCGACGCCAACCTCAAGGAGATCGGCGTCCGCACGGCCGCCGAGCTGATCGCCAAGTACCGCGTCGGCGGCATCATCTACTTCGCCTGGGCGCACAACACCCGCGATCCGCACCAGATCGCCGCGCTGTCGAACGGGATCCAGCAAGCCTCGCTGGAGCTGCCGCGCGGGCTGCCGTTGCTGATCTCCACCGACCAGGAACACGGGATAGTGGCCCGGGTGGGCAAGCCCGCGACACTGTTCCCGGGCGCCATGGCGCTGGGCGCGGGCGGCTCGCGGGCCGACGCCCGGACGGTGGGCCGCGTCAGCGGGGCCGAACTGCGCGCGATCGGCATCAGCCAGGACTACTCCCCCGTCGCCGACGTGAACGTCAACCCGGCCAACCCGGTGATCGGTGTCCGCTCCTTCGGCGCCGACCCGGACGCGGTGGCGGGCCTGGTGGCGGCCGAGGTGAAGGGGTACCAGTGCTCGGGGGTCGCGGCCACGGCCAAACACTTCCCCGGCCACGGCGACACCGCCGTGGACAGCCACTTCGGCTTCCCCGTCATCACCCACAGCCGTGAACTGTGGTCGGAGCTCGACGCGGTGCCCTTCCGGGCGGCGATCCGCGCCGGCATCGACTCGATCATGACCGCGCACATCATGGTCCCGGCGCTCGACCCGGCCGGAGACCCCGCCACCCTCTCCCACCCGATCCTCACCGGCATCCTGCGCGGCGAACTCGGCTACGACGGCGTCGTGGTGACGGACTCGCTCGGCATGGAGGGCGTGCGCACGAAGTACGGCGACGACCGCGTCCCCGTCCTCGCGCTCAAGGCCGGTGTCGACCAGCTCCTCAACCCGCCGGACCTGGGCGTCGCGTGGAACGCGGTGCTGAACGCCGTGCGCGGCGGCGAGCTGACCGAGGCCCGGCTCGACGAGTCGATCCTGCGCATCCTGCGGCTCAAGGCGAAGCACGGGCTGCTGAGCGACCCGTACGTCCGTGACACGGCCGTCGACCGGGTGGTCGGCATCCCGGCGCACCTCAGGGCCGCCGACCGGATCGCCGAGCGCACCACGACCCTGCTGGTCAACAAGGAGAGGCTGCTCCCGCTGTCCCGGCGGCGCACCCCGAGGGTGCTGGTGGTGGGCGCCGACCCCGCCTCGCCGTCCCTGTCCGACGGGCCGCCCACCACGGTCGTGGCCGCGGAGCTGACCGGGCTGGGCTTCACGGCGACGGCCCTGTCCACAGGGACGGCGCCGTCGGCGGCCACGATCGCCAGGGCCGTCACGGCGGCGGCCGACGCGGACGCGGTGGTCGTCCTGACGTACAACCTGACGGCGACCGGCTCCCAGAAGACGCTGGTCGAGAGTCTGGTCGCCACGGGAGTCCCGGTGACCGCCCTCGCCATCCGCAACCCGTACGACATCGCCCGGATCCCGGGGATCGGCGCCGCTCTGGCCTCGTACTCCTGGACCGACGTCGAGGTGCGCGCCGCCGCGCGGGTGATCGCCGGCCGGGTGGACCCGCGGGGCAGGCTGCCGGTGGCGGTGCAGCGGGCGGACGACCCGGCGCAGGTCCTGTACCCGATCGGGTACGGGCTGAGGTACTAG
- a CDS encoding serine hydrolase, with amino-acid sequence MTHGIFRRTRVVVGGLTAGLLVAGVAAAAPAGAAPAPTVSCTSGKAGLAAKLQKDITAALATRRGTVAVGLYDRSTNTTCTLRATTSFDSASTVKVTVLAALLWDAKKHNRYLTSTETSLATKMITQSDNASTTKLWNQLGLTKIKGFLAAAGMTKTTPGTGGYWGLTQINVTDEQKLLKLVTAKNTVLSDSSRAYILKLMNKVVSSQRWGTPAGAPSTVTVHVKNGWLSRSSNAWRVHSLGTFNGGGRDYMMSVLTVGSSTMDYGVATIQAVAKVIHKDLVPTTVAPQRYTPTSQPTEAFPAVPAS; translated from the coding sequence ATGACTCACGGGATATTCAGACGTACGAGAGTGGTGGTGGGGGGTCTCACCGCCGGGTTGCTCGTAGCGGGCGTCGCCGCCGCGGCCCCCGCCGGTGCCGCGCCGGCGCCGACGGTCAGCTGTACGTCGGGCAAGGCCGGTCTGGCCGCCAAGCTTCAGAAGGACATCACCGCGGCGCTCGCGACCCGCCGCGGCACGGTCGCGGTCGGTCTCTACGACCGCTCGACCAACACCACCTGCACCCTCCGCGCCACCACCTCGTTCGACTCGGCCAGCACGGTGAAGGTCACCGTCCTCGCCGCGCTGCTGTGGGACGCGAAGAAGCACAACCGCTATCTGACGAGCACCGAGACGTCGCTCGCCACGAAGATGATCACCCAGTCGGACAACGCCTCGACCACGAAGCTGTGGAACCAGCTCGGTCTGACGAAGATCAAGGGCTTCCTGGCCGCCGCGGGGATGACGAAGACCACGCCGGGCACAGGCGGCTACTGGGGTCTGACGCAGATCAACGTCACCGACGAGCAGAAGCTGCTCAAACTCGTCACGGCGAAGAACACGGTGCTGAGCGACAGCTCCCGCGCCTACATCCTGAAGCTCATGAACAAGGTCGTCTCCTCGCAGCGCTGGGGGACACCGGCCGGGGCGCCCTCGACGGTCACCGTGCACGTCAAGAACGGCTGGCTCTCGCGTTCCTCGAACGCGTGGCGCGTGCACAGCCTCGGCACCTTCAACGGCGGCGGCCGCGACTACATGATGTCGGTGCTCACCGTCGGCAGCAGCACCATGGACTACGGCGTCGCCACCATCCAGGCCGTCGCCAAGGTCATCCACAAGGACCTCGTGCCGACGACCGTCGCACCCCAGCGGTACACGCCGACCTCGCAGCCGACGGAGGCCTTCCCGGCCGTCCCGGCGAGCTGA
- a CDS encoding LysR family transcriptional regulator, whose product MLDLQRLRALHAVSVHGTVGAAAAALGYTPSAVSQQIAKLERETRTVLLERRGRGVRLTEQAEQLAATAQELLAIVERAETELEERRGMPAGRLTVAAFASAARGLMPAVLADLAARHPALDTRLTEIDPHLSVDLVARGAVDLAVAHDWDISPLPAPPGVEQAVIGDDLCDLLVPAGHPFTGRASVRREDLGGQRWICQPPGRVCHDWLVRTLREAGCEPDIVHQAEENPTLIALVAAGLGVALIPRLGRGPLPEGVVEVPLDPLPVRRLYALWRSGAARRPAIAETVRTLRSHWPAVASRG is encoded by the coding sequence ATGCTCGATCTTCAGCGGCTGCGCGCCCTGCACGCCGTCTCGGTGCACGGCACGGTCGGCGCGGCGGCGGCCGCGCTCGGCTACACCCCGTCCGCCGTGTCCCAGCAGATCGCGAAACTGGAGCGGGAGACCAGGACCGTCCTGCTGGAACGGCGCGGACGCGGCGTCCGGCTCACCGAGCAGGCCGAACAACTCGCGGCCACCGCCCAGGAGTTGCTGGCGATCGTGGAGCGGGCGGAGACCGAGCTGGAGGAGCGCCGGGGGATGCCGGCGGGACGGCTGACGGTGGCGGCGTTCGCCTCGGCGGCCCGCGGTCTGATGCCCGCCGTCCTGGCCGATCTGGCCGCCCGTCACCCGGCCCTGGACACCCGGCTGACGGAGATCGACCCGCATCTGTCCGTCGACCTGGTCGCCCGGGGCGCGGTCGACCTGGCCGTCGCGCACGACTGGGACATCTCCCCGCTGCCCGCTCCGCCGGGGGTGGAGCAGGCGGTGATCGGGGACGACCTGTGCGATCTGCTCGTCCCCGCCGGACACCCCTTCACCGGGCGGGCCTCGGTACGGCGCGAGGACCTGGGCGGCCAGCGGTGGATCTGCCAGCCGCCCGGGCGGGTCTGCCACGACTGGCTGGTGCGCACCCTGCGCGAGGCGGGCTGCGAGCCGGACATCGTCCACCAGGCCGAGGAGAACCCGACCCTCATCGCCCTGGTCGCCGCCGGCCTCGGTGTCGCCCTCATCCCGCGCCTGGGCCGCGGCCCCCTCCCCGAAGGGGTGGTGGAGGTGCCGCTCGACCCCCTGCCGGTCCGCCGGCTGTACGCGCTGTGGCGCTCGGGGGCGGCGCGCCGGCCGGCCATCGCCGAAACGGTCCGCACGCTGCGGTCGCACTGGCCCGCGGTGGCGAGCCGCGGCTGA